The Candidatus Palauibacter australiensis genome includes a region encoding these proteins:
- a CDS encoding universal stress protein, protein MYREVFVPVDNSRESDWAVDRAIELCARSEGRITGSHVYAARLHDIRFRQLEIGLPAQFQEPAEIRRQRKIHDKLIEKGLQLISDSFLDQLHRRCAEAGVTLTRQLLEGINYEEIINEANRGGGRLPSLIGFDPNIAHNYDGSEKQRTDVKLGDNGRLVAEDEEEEDKLAGTSGRDYDLVAIGAHGLGRQERSRLGGVVARALRGIEKDALIVRDGRPLDGGKWLVGVDGSAYAYKGLRIALEMAREYGAKVYIASAFDVQYHHVVFHNIKDVLSVQASKVFKFEEQEELH, encoded by the coding sequence ATGTATCGAGAGGTATTCGTCCCGGTCGATAACTCGCGCGAGTCGGACTGGGCCGTGGACCGAGCCATCGAACTCTGCGCTCGCTCCGAAGGCCGCATCACCGGCTCTCATGTCTACGCCGCACGTCTCCACGACATCCGGTTCCGCCAGCTCGAGATCGGGCTCCCGGCCCAGTTCCAGGAACCGGCGGAGATCCGCAGGCAGCGCAAGATCCACGACAAGCTGATCGAGAAGGGGCTGCAGCTCATCTCCGACAGCTTCCTGGACCAGCTCCACCGCCGCTGCGCCGAAGCCGGGGTGACGCTCACGCGGCAGCTCCTCGAAGGCATCAACTACGAGGAGATCATCAACGAGGCGAACCGCGGCGGCGGACGTCTCCCCAGCCTCATCGGCTTCGACCCCAACATCGCCCACAACTACGACGGCAGCGAGAAACAGCGCACGGACGTCAAGCTGGGCGATAACGGCCGGCTCGTGGCCGAGGACGAAGAGGAGGAGGACAAGCTCGCGGGCACCTCCGGCCGCGACTACGACCTCGTCGCCATCGGCGCCCACGGTCTCGGGCGGCAGGAGCGGAGCCGCCTCGGCGGCGTCGTGGCGCGCGCGCTCCGCGGGATCGAGAAGGATGCGCTCATCGTCCGCGACGGGCGGCCCCTCGACGGCGGGAAGTGGCTCGTCGGCGTGGACGGGTCGGCCTACGCCTACAAGGGACTGCGGATCGCGCTCGAGATGGCCCGCGAGTACGGCGCCAAGGTCTACATCGCGAGCGCCTTCGACGTGCAGTACCACCACGTCGTCTTCCACAACATCAAGGACGTGCTCTCCGTTCAGGCCTCGAAGGTGTTCAAGTTCGAGGAACAGGAAGAGCTCCATA